The Desulfobacterales bacterium nucleotide sequence CCCGCCCTTCAGGCCGGCACCCTGCCCCGCAATGGATTTGCAACGGTCAGCGGACGCGCAAAATTTCTGCGCCATGGCGAGCTGTTTGCCGACCAGCCGGCTCTTGAAAGCATTATCCTCGCCTTTCAGGGCCCCGCCAGCTACCATGCCATGGTTGACCACATGGGAAGGTTTGAACTCAAAGGGGTCGCGGATAGGAAACATGTGCTGGACAAGGTCATCCTTGAGGGCTACCGCCTTGAACCTGAAACCGGCGGAATCATGTGGGCCATCGACAAGGAAAAAACCGGCAAGTCGGCCTATCGCGTTAAGATGCAGCGCCGCGCCATGGAAACCGACCTGGTGATGTTTAGCTGCCGGCAGTCCGTGATGTTCAACCTGCTGGAACCGCGCAATTTTCATTACATGACGAAAATACGGCTCCTCGACGGCAGCCGGGAGGCGCCGCCCCTGCGTTACTGGTGGAGCCGGATCGATACCCGCTCGTCCACGATTGCTTCGGTCTTTCTAGAGAGCGGAACGCATTACAAAATGACCCTGTCGGATAATGTAATCCAGAACAAACTGATCCTGACAAACGGCAGCGAAAAACATCCTGAAGGTGTCGGCTACCTCGTTGACGACTGGCCCCTGCTGAAACTGACCGAATATAGAATCGCCCGGGACATGTGGATGCTGCTGGCCCCCCGCATGGCCAATCTTGAAACCCACGGCATCTTTAACGAGCGCATCCGCAACCTCCAGCGTGAAGGGACCGGAGCGCTGCAGGCGGCTGAAAAGGCGCTTGACGACAAATTATACGACCGTTTTGCGGAATTGTCTTCCCGGTCATGGGCGCTGGCCAGCCGGGTATATGATGACGTGGAAAAGACCCAAAAAGATGTCCTCTTCGGCGTCTTGTTTTATATCGCCCTTTTTGTCCCGTTCGCATTCTGCCTGGAACGATTTTTATTCTGCTATTCGGACATTTATAAAAGAATCATTGCGTTTGCGACCATCCTGATTCTGCTGATTACGGTCATCTATAAAGTCCATCCGGCCTTTCAGCTGGCTTACAGTCCCATGGTGGTCATCCTGGCTTTTTTTATCATGGGGCTGTCCCTGATGGTGACGCTCATCATATTTTTCCGGTTCGAAGATGAAATGATTCTGCTGCAGCGGCGCGCCCGCCATATCAAGGCCGAAGAAATCAGCCAATGGAAAGCCTTTGTGGCTTCTTTTTTCCTGGGTGTCAGCAACCTGCGGCGGCGGCGGCTGCGAACCCTGCTGACCTGCGCCACATTGATTATCCTGACCTTTACCATCATGAGCTTTACTTCGGTAAAGACCATGCGGCATCATGCCCGCCTGCGCTACCAGGAACAACCGCCTTACCAGGGCTTGCTGTTTAAATCCACCAACTGGCAGAGCCTGCCGCCGGAAACCTATGGTATATTTTCAAACGCCTTTGAAAAAAGCGGGATCGTATTGCCGCGGGTCTGGCTGGAAGCCGAAGACCGGACCCAGTCCACCCCGATCCCCATTCGCTTTAATGACAAAATCCAGGAGGCCCAGGGCCTGGTGGGCCTGTCCCACCAGGAAACCCTGCTGACCGCCGCGGACGGGCTGCTCATCGGCGGCCGCTGGTTCAACGAAAACGAACGCCAGGTCATTCTCCTGCCGGACCGGATAGCGAACAGCTTAGGCATCGACCCCCGCAAACCGGAAGGATACAGCGTTCTGCTCTGGGGCGTTCCCTACAGGGTGGTGGGAACATTTTCCGGATCGAAACTGATGGATCTGGCCGACCTTGACGGTGAACCGCTCACCCCGGTGACGTTTCCCAGTGAGGCTGCCGTTGAAATGACCGAGGTTGAAATGGATGCGGTGGAATCGGGCGACGATATAAGCGCGTTTCAAAGCCGCTACCAGCATACCTCCGGCGACCTGACCCTGATCATCCCTTTCCGTCCCCTGTTGGCGGCAGGCGGCCACCTTAAAGCCCTGTCTATACGCCCCACCGCAAACGCAGATGTTCAGGCGCTGGCGGATGAAATGGTCGACCGTTTCGGGCTGACCCTTTTCAGCGGGGAAAAGGACGGAACATTTTTGTATAACGCCAGCGACGCCATGAGCTACAGCGGCGTTCCCAATATCGCCATACCTCTCATTATTTCCATCTTTATCGTCTTGAACACCATGATCGGAAGTGTTTACGAAAGAAAACGGGAAATCGGCATATACACATCGGTGGGGCTGGCGCCGTCGCATGTCTCGTTTCTATTCATCGCCGAGGCCATGGCGTTTGCCGTTCTCAGCGTGGTGCTGGGATACCTCCTGGCCCAGACCAGCGCCTATCTTTTTGCCGGAACGTCTCTATGGGCCGGCATCACGGTGAACTACTCCTCGCTGTCCGGTGTTGCCGCCATGCTGCTGGTCATCCTGGTTGTCTTGGTCTCCGTTATCTATCCCTCCCGGGTGGCCGCAGAAATCGCCATACCGGATGTCAATCGTTCCTGGACGCTCCCCCAGGCGAAGGACAACATCATCGAACTGACCCTTCCCTTCCTGATGGAGTACAAAGAGCATAATAGTATCGGGGGCTATCTTTTGGATTATTTCAAAAGTCATCAGGATGTCTCCCACGGCGTTTTTTCCACCGATGAAATCTTTTTTGATTTTGCCTGCCCGGTCAGTCCGACAACCGCCAAACCGGATGCGGCCGGCCCCGACGGCGCCTGCGCTATGGACGCCTGCCTGCAGCTCCATACCAACGTGTGGCTGGCGCCGTTTGATTTCGGCATTATGCAGAAGATCGAAGTGCAGTTCTGCCCGGCCGAAGGGGAAGCCGGTTTTCTTGAAATTAAAATACGCCTGTCGCGCAAATCAGGGGAAGCGAACGCCTGGCGGCGGATCAACAAGGCCTTTCTGCACGCGCTGCGAAAACAACTGCTGATCTGGCGCTCGCTGGATGAAGCGTCCCGTGATTATTTTGAAAGCCTGATCATGCCAACGAAAACAGAAGCGCCCGAGAAATGAACCGGAGAAATCAAGATGCGATAACCTCTTAAAATCCCTCCCCTGTCTGCGTGCGGGCACGCACAGGCAGGCAACCTCCCTTTACGAAAGGGAAGGGTCCCGCCGATGCGGAATTCCCCCTTTATCAAAGGGGGCAAGGGGGATTTTTTCAGGGAAATATAATTAAATCCTGTTTGCAGAATACGTCACCGAATTTACGAATGAGATTACTAAGTAATGACCGCAGAAAATAGACCCATTGCCGACGAAAGCGCCATAGCGGAAGAAGGCACCGCCGCCGGGACTTATCGCATACGATTCCGGGCCATATTGCTGGGGATCTTACTGGCCGTGATCATCTGCGCCATTACCCCTTTTAACAATGCTTATCTGCAGGGAACCCACCTTGGCGGCGGACATTTTCCCCTGGCGCCTTTTTTTGTGCTGGTATGGCTGACCGTTTTGGTGGCAATTGTCCGCAAAATTTTTAAGGGCCACGGTCTTTTTACCGGCAGGGAGCTTCTGGTTGCCTGGATACTGATGGTCCTGGCTTCGGGTATCGCCTATACCGGTCTGGTCCGCACCTTTTTTATCAACCTGACCGCCCCCTATTATTTTGCCACGGCTGAAAACCGCTGGAGTGAGGTTCTGCATCCGCTCCTTCCCCGGATCTGGTATCCCCAAAGCGAGGAAGCCATTTCCGGTTTGTATAACGGCCTGGCCGGCGGTCGCCAGATGGGCTGGTGGGAGGTGCTGCAGGGAATTCCCTGGCAGTCCTGGCTGACGCCGCTGATGGTGTGGGGGAGCTTTATCTTTCTGTGCTATTTTGTCATGCTCTGCATTGTCAACCTGTTGAGCGGACAGCCCCTTTACAAAGAACGCATGAATTTCCCCCTCCTGCGGGTCCCGGAACTGATGGAAGAAGCGCTGGATGAAAAGGGGCTGGGGCGCTTTTTTTTCAACCGTTTTCTATTGACCGGCATGCTGGTCCCTGTTTTCCTGCATCTGATCAACGGGTTGAACTTCTATTTTCCGGACGTCCCCCAGATCCCCACCCTGATCCTGGCCGGATCTTACTTTCCCAAGCAGGGCCTTTTCGCAGGGTTTTATAAACTTAAAATTTATATCTATCCGGCTTTTATCGGTTTTGCTTTTCTGACTTCCAAGCAGATCTCCTTTTCCTTCTGGTTTTTTTTCATGCTGGGGGGGCTCCTGATGGGGCTGATGGGTCTTTTGGGTTATAATATCCCTGCTGCCGCTCTGGGCATTACTTTCGGGCCGACCTTGTCCCGACCGGAAGAAACCCAGATGATCGGCGCCTATGGCGTCTTTTTTCTTTATCTTTTCTGGCTGGCACGTCATCATTTTTTGAATATTGTCCGCCAGGCCGTCGGCTTTGAAAAAGGAATGGCGGCCGACACCCAGTGGATTTCCACCCGTTTTTCATTCTGGGGGTTTGTTGTCGGCGGCTTTGCCATCGTTAGCTGGTGTTATTACTTCGGCCTCCCTTTTTTGTTTTCCATTCTGGTAGTCGGCGCATTTTTTATGGTCATGCTGGTCGCCATGCGGGTCATCTGTCAGGGCGGGCTCGCTTATTTTACGCTAACGGTTGCCCCCATCGACGGTTTATTGGCTTTTTTCGGCCCCAAGTTTTTTACCCATGTCGGTCTCCTTGTGGCCGGTGTTGTTCAAAAAGTCCTGTTTGTCGACCTGCGGGAGTCGCTCATGCCGTCCCTGCTCCATGCCAGCAAGACAACCCATAATGCCCAAAACCGGAAGCTCATTTTAAGCGGCATTGTCATCACCCTGATAGCGGCCGTTGGCGTCTCCTTTGTTGCCATGCTGGCCCTTTGTTATAAATACGGCATTCGCGAACTGGAGCTGGACTGGGCAACCCGAACCACCGTGGCGGTTTATGACAACATCTACAGCCTGGTGGAAACGCCCGTAAAACCGGGGCGCTGGGTCCTGATCTTCGCAGCCGCCGGCGCCGTCGTCATGCTCTTTCTGGCAATATGCTATCACCGCGTATACTGGTGGCCGCTGCATCCCATCGGTTATCTGGCGGCCTACAGTTCCGCCATGTGGATTCTGTGGTTCAGCTTTTTCATCGGCTGGCTGGCAAATGCCCTCTGCATGCGCTATGGCGGAGTGGCCTTGTTTAAACGGTTCCGATATTTCTTCATCGGCCTGATCATCGGTGATTTTCTGATGGGAGGCATTTGGGCCGTGGTGGGGCTCTTTAATTATGCAAGTTATCAGGTCTTGCCGAGTTAAAAATAGGCTGAAGGGGTTTAGGCTGAAGACTGAAGGGTAATCATGTGCGATTACACAAAAACTTTGAATTAAAGATCGAAAAAACCAAAAAAAGTCTTGAATGGCTTAACTCGCGCCTTCCGCGGTTTTATAGCCTTCAGCCTTCAGTCTTCAGCCTACTTGAACCAACAACAGATAAATGGTGTTTTTAGACCTGAACCCCATAACCATCGTGCGGCTGTGGGTGAAAGCTATTTAAATGTACGAAGACAAAGAATTACAGGAATACAGAGATCTATTAAAGACGCCGGACCACTTTGAAGAAGGCTTTGACTGGAAAGCCATTGTGGGCGCCGTCTTTATCGGGTTTCTGATGATGCCGGGCAGCATGTATCTTCAGCTGGTTATCGGCACCGGCATTGGACCGGCCGCCCGCTGGGTGACCATTATACTGTTTGCCGAAATCGCCAAGCGTTCTTATACGGAACTCAAACAGCAGGAAATTTTTATCCTCTACTTCATGGCCGGGGCGGCACTGGCCTCTCCGTTCCAGGGACTGCTGTGGAACCAGTATCTGGTCCAGTCCGACGCAGCCCGCATGCTGGGGCTGACCGAATATATCCCCACCTGGGTTGCCCCCCAGCCCGGTTCGCTGGCGCTGGTGGAACGATCATTTTTTCACCGGGACTGGCTGATCCCGATCCTGCTGCTGGCGGGGACCCAGTTTATTCAACGGGTCGACCATTTCGGCCTGGGATATGCCCTTTACCGCATCACATCCGACGTAGAGAAACTGCCCTTTCCCATGGCGCCGGTGGGCGCCCTGGGAACCATGGCCCTGGCTGAATCGGCTGAAGATAAGCAAAAAAGCTGGAAATGGCGCGTTTTTTCCATCGGCGGGGTCATCGGCCTCGCATT carries:
- a CDS encoding M28 family peptidase yields the protein MSTVFTFIHQRRNTRRRIFLMGILLGAIQLASLLTPLPAGARVEAAHPNGFMDDIRSLSALGDRSTGTPGNKAAAEYIHKRFSDLGFKEIGVHQFSVPVLQHQNSTLFLADQNLNIPLFPIRSNAVSPGTIPPQGFSGPLVYVGSGNLADFNGKTLEGAIVLMELDSGKNWQNAANFGAKALIYIDRGPTSKTFFREKMEFSPIPFPRFWLPLQKARELFGQFESAGNGPVAPVVRLNSDILWQEAVAENIYCLVPGSNAENSEDLLLVEAFYDSTPLVAERSPGADEAVGIATLLDLARTLKENPPKRPILLVATGGHAQTLAGMRELIWSIWERSKEIRDRKKYFREIVKNTQKVITGLKAFSPGEPVAADAAEKTLDGAIKDAVIERIKTEVDLISRMLMRLRMQEQDEGKKQTIQALAQQRLVLRRLSWRSDFNNLTPEERLKLEIIVPLAVKDQQAILADAKKQRDQLNSAGDFRSIARTKEIGAVVSLHLSSHGDGFGAFNSGWLYPLKPTINRVSAYSALDSVLRESAVNLEQSLGSPGFFQDTLRPSSRRPWRSYFLDNPPMGGEISALAGYLGVTFATVNDARNYWGTPYDRPDTVNIEFAARQSAMVSGLIGAMAQAPALQAGTLPRNGFATVSGRAKFLRHGELFADQPALESIILAFQGPASYHAMVDHMGRFELKGVADRKHVLDKVILEGYRLEPETGGIMWAIDKEKTGKSAYRVKMQRRAMETDLVMFSCRQSVMFNLLEPRNFHYMTKIRLLDGSREAPPLRYWWSRIDTRSSTIASVFLESGTHYKMTLSDNVIQNKLILTNGSEKHPEGVGYLVDDWPLLKLTEYRIARDMWMLLAPRMANLETHGIFNERIRNLQREGTGALQAAEKALDDKLYDRFAELSSRSWALASRVYDDVEKTQKDVLFGVLFYIALFVPFAFCLERFLFCYSDIYKRIIAFATILILLITVIYKVHPAFQLAYSPMVVILAFFIMGLSLMVTLIIFFRFEDEMILLQRRARHIKAEEISQWKAFVASFFLGVSNLRRRRLRTLLTCATLIILTFTIMSFTSVKTMRHHARLRYQEQPPYQGLLFKSTNWQSLPPETYGIFSNAFEKSGIVLPRVWLEAEDRTQSTPIPIRFNDKIQEAQGLVGLSHQETLLTAADGLLIGGRWFNENERQVILLPDRIANSLGIDPRKPEGYSVLLWGVPYRVVGTFSGSKLMDLADLDGEPLTPVTFPSEAAVEMTEVEMDAVESGDDISAFQSRYQHTSGDLTLIIPFRPLLAAGGHLKALSIRPTANADVQALADEMVDRFGLTLFSGEKDGTFLYNASDAMSYSGVPNIAIPLIISIFIVLNTMIGSVYERKREIGIYTSVGLAPSHVSFLFIAEAMAFAVLSVVLGYLLAQTSAYLFAGTSLWAGITVNYSSLSGVAAMLLVILVVLVSVIYPSRVAAEIAIPDVNRSWTLPQAKDNIIELTLPFLMEYKEHNSIGGYLLDYFKSHQDVSHGVFSTDEIFFDFACPVSPTTAKPDAAGPDGACAMDACLQLHTNVWLAPFDFGIMQKIEVQFCPAEGEAGFLEIKIRLSRKSGEANAWRRINKAFLHALRKQLLIWRSLDEASRDYFESLIMPTKTEAPEK